In the genome of Arachis hypogaea cultivar Tifrunner chromosome 9, arahy.Tifrunner.gnm2.J5K5, whole genome shotgun sequence, the window aaatattaaaaatttaaatttttaatacatttatttaatatttattaaataaaaacatttaaaaaatttcaataacaATAAATTTATCATGTATCTTTAACATTTACAtgttagttaaataatttaattaataactaaaatctCAAATATATTCAGCCATAACAtgaacataaattaataaaatgattaaaaattatcTCCAATAAAGTTAAGTTTGGgtgagattaaattaaaagttattattaattattttattccgTACTAATTTTACTCTTTTTCATTCACTTATTAgaatttagatattttaaaatttaaattttattttagagaataaaaatttttaagattttacctataaaataaatggtgagagattacacttaaatctttaaagtaaaattcaaaatttagaagattcaAATTTCACTTATTACTATAGCTACATACTACTAGTATTAAATACTTACTATTTTAAAaggaaattaagaataaataaataaataattatataattttttattaacttttgatatgatataaaaaaaattaaaattcaattattaaaaataattttagcttAACTAGAGTAGAAGATAGTTGTATTTATTACCATTGTGTTTAGGAAATCGATAAATTAATggaagaaagagaagaataaTTAATGTGGTGGAAATGGAATTGAAGGCTTTAAATAAGAGTGGCATTCCCGCGGCAAACACAAACACCTTTCTTTTCCAACAAACACACCTTTGGCTTTGCTCTTTGTGTAGTGTTCGTTCCACTcttaattaacaatttttttcaaaccctttttttttctcttcctccttcttcattGTCACTCTTATCATCAATAATATAAAGTGTGATTTCTTTACTTTGGTGTTGTGTTGTGTTGAGTGAATTGATCGTCAGCCAAAACGGGTCTCCCTCTCTGGATGCTTGGTTTGGGTGCGGACCTCCTGTGGGCCGACATGAACCGTCTTCTTGCTTTTCTCTTCCACCAGGTAATATTTTTCAGAGCAgttaatttcacgtgaagttgatagttgaaagtaCTAACATCTCTCAACTATCAATGAAGTTAACTTAACCTGAATTTCTACCTAAAAtcatttaatgttatttttttttggattaaaattctttaaaaaaaatattagatatatttttatttaataatttaagtaTTTAAAGTACTACTAACAATGTAtttttaaatacattaaaaattatatttattaaattataatgcaTGATGAACAGGGAGTGTTGGATGAGCAATTCTTGCAGCTTCAGCAGTTGCAGGATGAGACGTCTCCAAACTTTGTCTCCGAAGTAGTGAACATTTACTTTCATGAATCGGAAAAGCTTCTAAGGAATCTGAGAGGGTTGTTAATGGAAAAAGAGTTTTCAGATTACAAGAAAATGGGAATCCATTTGAATCAGTTAATGGGAAGCAGCTCAAGCATTGGCGCCAAGAGAGTCACCAATGTTTGTCTTGCCTTTCGTGCTGCCACTGATCACAGTAACCGCTCtgggttagttagttagttaattaattaattaattaattagttagttaattacaTCCTCAATTTCAACATTTCTCTATCAACTCTTATCATTACTTCATCATATATTCTAGTATTTTTTTCAAGTCAAAATAATCATTGTTTTGACTTTTTTTTCCTTAATGTATGTATCTAAATGGCAGttattttaaaacaaagaaattaatatACAATTTTTTGTGTAAATTGCTTTTCATGCATAAATTGAATAActtaaatcataattttttatgCATGCTAACTAGAAGGAATTATTTCACCCATATAATTCATTATTGGCAACattttttatctctaatatttttctttgaaaatttttaaacttattcTTTATTCttgaattgttttaattttatttttttgttatactaaatattaacaaaatatgaaaataaaataatttagatcaTTTTAAATGTATACCGAAAACATATGTATGATTTCTGTACGGTGAAAACTCAAGTGCTGTCtattattaacttcacgtgaagtcgattgcACTTGAATTTTCACCTTTCTATATACTTGTTCCTGCCAAGCTTTCTTCTTATTTTAACTGAAATCTGCTAATCTAATTAgggtttaattaataattattgtctaataataattaatctttaCCCGATTATTGCAGATGTTTGCGAGCGCTGGAGATGCTTGAGCACGAATATTGCTATCTCAAGAACAAATTACATGAATTATTCCAAGTAAATTAAAGTTGCACTCTATTAATAACttctattaaattaaattattgtacACTAAAGTAAATttgatagtaataataatattaattaatgaacAGATTGAACAGCAACGTGCATTGGCAGCAGGAGTGAGGTACCCGGTGCAGAATAATTAACAAAGCAAATCAAAGAAGGAATATAATTGGATTCAAACTAggacttttttcttttcttttcttttcttttttcctttttttatttttttttccattccCATGCATATGGTTTTGTTACTTTGTAATGGTAAAACCGTGAAAGGCATGTCTTTCCGATTTTAGAGAAACCAAGTCACACAAAACTTTTTATAGTTGGTTAGTAGGGAATAGGAAAAAGGGTTAAATCAAATATCACCAACTTTAATTTGGCATTTTGGATTCTCTCATTGATCTCATGAATGAACGTATGTAGTACCTAGAATCTATCGTGCTATTATTCACTACATATATGCTTCGCTTTAAGCATGTTAACTTTAATGAAAGTTGGTAGTCTTTACATGTTTTCTATTTATAGAAACTATGCTCTGCTTTGTATCTTAGCTAGATATATATTCATGGACCAATCAAGGGAACCAAAAtagatttctttttcaatttttagatGGTATACGTGGATTGTTAACATTACACATATTACTCATAAAGTTTGTAGTCATTAAACCCGTGATCACTACTAATATTATACTATAACGAAATTGgcaaacaaaataatatattcatatCAAATCATAATAAAAGAACAAATAAATTAAGGTGAATTCTATGGTGTTTATAATCTGATGtttaatttttgtctaatttactttttatgataatttttgaatagttaataattatttacttttatatttttaaaattaaatattaatttttaattctttttaataagtTAGACAAACACTTTTAGGTACCATAGTAATTACTATAAATTAAATTCATTATACATAAATTAAattcactttctatttttgatattcggttaaaaataaaattttttagagtaTAAACTGTTGGGTGTTAATATCAaatgtaatattatttaatttaaggtaaaaaaatcgattttttcaatttttgtacTTTTTAAATTTATAGGGTATAAAAATCgaatcttttgatttttgaaattagactGTCCAATTTCTATTTCAAAAAATTAGATACAAAAATTAGAGCCTTTAATTTATATActttttacaaatttaaaaaatacaaaaaattacaatATGTAAACATATCGCTGATTTGTTTCACTCCTATAAAAAAAATAGTCGTTTAGTAAGTTTATGTTTTCATTTTTACTTCTATtgttatcaaaattttataaaaaaattaaaataagaaataaaaatatacaataaaatttcATTAATTTTGCTATTTGCcccttttttatataaaattctaaaaacgaaaaaaaaaattaaaaaacatatgAAATATAACCTAATAAGAATTTTACTTGGTCCTAAAGAGATTCTCTTTCCATAAAAGAGAAGTCTTACACACCACACGGTACCATGCATGGATCGAAAACTGAGTCATGTCAATCATTCTAGCTAGTTGTGTTATATAGCAAAAGGTTAGAGAGAATCCATTTGCTCCTTTTTTCTTTCCCTCTCTCTTGCAACAGCTGCAAGTACCAAACAATGGAACctatttaattaattagcttAGTTTTGCATATATATTTGCATTATAACTACATTTTCCAAAGCTATACTAAGCTATTTATTTACATACTACCATGGagaatctaattaattaattaatttatctcTCTATCTTGGTCAGTCAAAAAATGTTCAAAGTGACTGCACTTTCTGTATTTATATGTATATgtgttcaaaatttaaaatcatgtatatatattaggaaaaattttaaatgtacCGAGAATATCAGTGTTCtaattgttttaaccgttgatttcaattaatatatattatatatattttttatgattcatATCAATGGTTAAAACAACTGAAACATCGATATTTTCGATACACTTGAAACTCTTCCTATATTATATTAGCGTAGCTAGTTAACCATTGGTCACATATATTATTTATTCATATCTTTATCTTGCAGCTCTTATCATCAATTGGAAGTGAGCAATAAGATGATTTATTCTAGTTTTCAGTAGAAAACAAGCTATGACCTCATGAACAATTCTTCTTAGCTTGTTGGTTGAAAAAGTCATGAAAGATATTATATATTcttgtaaatatttttagaattgtaTTGAATTGTTATTTCACCCATAAAAGTTAATTTAAAGATGAtagttaatctttttttttttacttaatataGTAGCTTTCATTTATATGAACAATTTTTTTTggcttaaatataattaattaaatatataaacttCTATATGACAAAAAGTTAATTAAATCTAACTTcaattcataataaaaataaaataagtatctAAATTTGTCTCCAACAAATTATAGATCGAATATTTTCATTCTTAACAATTTTttgttattctaaaatttttttagaattattcatattaaatatataaatattattataggaaaaattaattctttttttttcaaaataaaacagAGGTCAATCTATATGAAGAGATTAATTTTTGAAgacttaaaaaaaagatataatttaaattcttgtaaaaattaatttgattgtttcatcataaaaatatttcaaaatgtgTATTactgaattaaattggataaccATATCTCGGATACTGAGTCACCAATTTACGCATTGTGTATATCTTGAGTATTAAACTCGTATTCTATTTATACATGTATTTCGGATACTAAGATTCTATTTAACTTTTCTAACACAGATTGGAATATGAGTATTTGAAATATgttcaatttttgaaattctctcgTTATTCGAGATATGGTGAATTGTGTATTTATGtaattatattttatgtatttttataaattttatatttatttaatttaaataaaaaatcccatattacttaatatatatttatggaaaacTACGTACTACAGAAgtaaaaatatttgagaaagtaGGTATATATATTCAGTGGAAAGAGCAGAAATATAAAAGACTGGTTATTTAAAGCTGAGGCAAATTGATATGATATGATGTTGTTACATAGTCAAAATGTTGACCAAAGTACAGGAAATTCAAAGCAGGGTTCAGAAGCTATTCCAAGGGTGTGTTTCAGTGTAAAGTGCAAAGTGTGACTTAGAAATTAGAATAATATTACAATGCGGCTGCACTGAACCAAGCACCATATGTCTCGTCCATCTCAATCTACAGTGAACATTCTGTGTGGTCTATATATGCATCttcatttattaattaatttaattaatagacTTAGGACTTAGCATACTATACCTGCATTGTATTGTATTGTATCAGTGGATTTTTCACACTATTAAAACACTCAATTTGAATTTGTTGTAGCGAGCTAGATATTGGGAgactttgaaatttatttactttatgggTAAGTGAAAAAAGTCCAATCCTAATTGCACTTAAAGTGTTGAATAGTGAATAAATAAGTTATTAGTAAAAGTAATTTATTAGCGAATGTTAAACTTTTAAATAGAGCTTATTATCACCATAAATTAATTCTTGATTTGTCGAATTGAAAGatacatcaaaaataaaaaaaagttattaataaaaGTGGTATTTTGAAATTGGATATATTTAaagtatattaatttatattttttaataataaaaaatataatataaatatatatataattatgtctCTAATATTTTCTCTCAAATAAGCACCTCCTTtatgtttgtttaatttttatataggtctttttttttcttcttctatttatcttatactattctttttttttggattcaccaaaaattaaattctagATCTTTTGAATATAAAGTTTTGATATTatgtcataaatttttttttctaaaaattgaagttaataaaaaaagacaaCATAAATAATTATGTCTCTAACTGTTTGTTTTAGAAtcttgtaaaagaaaaaaattatcaataaaattttatttattttataaaattctaaaaacataataaatactGAAAGAAATAAAATGAGAACTAAACATGCCTTAATTATTGATATTGGAGGAAGTACTTCTTCATTTCTTTcggtataaaataattatttttttcacaaataattacctatttagtggatttagataagattattttttttaataaactatTTGTCAGTTTTGTTAaactatttttttctaaaatactacTATTATTAATACTAAGAGTAACTTTGTAAatttatcttctatttttttatatttcaatactttcaactaattttttaacatatttgcTTATTTAAAAAtggataattaaataattaatagataTACAATAGAGATATGAAAATTATTGTTAAAGCGAAGATTACAATTTACAAGTgagtattcttttctttttctttttttttctctttttttttggtgGGGGAGAGGGGTAAGgatacttttctttctttctttctttcttttttttttttgtcgataATTAGGATCCTTTTCaactttttttatccttttcataGATTTTTGGTCAGAATCCTTTTAAACTTTAATCATACTCATTGATAAAGTAAGCCCAATTTCCAATTCATCAAGCACCACAAAAAAAAACTGGATTTTGGGCCATATTGATTATCTAAGATTGGAAAGAAAGATAAGGCATGTACAATTCATTAAGCaaaaacttaaaaagaaaaactaaaataccAAAACTCAATAAGAATATTAAACAAATTGactattttaaaaatgttttggATAATAAAGCGAAAAAATGAGAGAACAAATATTTTCAGTGAGCGTTTGTTTCAAGGTTAAGAAACATATTTGAAGGAGTTATATTCTAAGAATATATTGTTTGAAAATATTATACCtgagtattataaaaaaattgtttagtGCTATAAATGCttggaaattattttaatattcttaaGAACAAATTATAATACGtttgttttattatatatt includes:
- the LOC112709788 gene encoding pseudo histidine-containing phosphotransfer protein 6; this encodes MLGLGADLLWADMNRLLAFLFHQGVLDEQFLQLQQLQDETSPNFVSEVVNIYFHESEKLLRNLRGLLMEKEFSDYKKMGIHLNQLMGSSSSIGAKRVTNVCLAFRAATDHSNRSGCLRALEMLEHEYCYLKNKLHELFQIEQQRALAAGVRYPVQNN